Proteins from a single region of Candidatus Roizmanbacteria bacterium CG_4_9_14_0_2_um_filter_38_17:
- a CDS encoding cell division protein FtsZ, with the protein MYIKPDEAQFAKIKVIGVGGGGNNAINNMIAASIKGVDFVGVNCDAQALLACKADTKIRIGEESTRGLGAGGNPEIGKKAGEESRERIAEEVAGTDMVFITAGMGGGTGTGAAPIIAEEAKKQGALTVAVVTKPFMFEGTRRMVNAEEGIENLKAHVDTLIIIPNQRLLEVVDNKMTLLDSFRVADSVLTQGVQGISDLITTPGLINVDFADVRAIMTDAGSSLMGIGTSSGENRAITAAKMAISSPLLELSIDGAKGVLFNIIGGRDLTMNEVDQSAKIIANAVDADADIIFGARIDDEIIDEIKITVIATGFDEARQKLTRYAPTSRNDFSSIQNKTTAGALRADQEEDTDDKNGVAHDDEKKKPEIELSEEEQFDIPAFLRQRR; encoded by the coding sequence ATGTATATAAAACCAGATGAGGCTCAGTTTGCCAAAATAAAAGTAATAGGTGTTGGTGGTGGTGGCAATAACGCTATTAACAACATGATAGCTGCTTCTATTAAGGGGGTAGATTTTGTAGGTGTTAATTGTGATGCACAGGCATTATTAGCCTGTAAGGCAGACACAAAAATTCGTATAGGCGAAGAATCTACACGTGGACTGGGAGCAGGAGGAAATCCCGAGATAGGTAAGAAAGCAGGTGAGGAATCACGAGAGCGCATAGCAGAGGAAGTTGCTGGTACGGACATGGTATTTATCACAGCAGGAATGGGAGGAGGCACAGGAACTGGTGCAGCTCCAATTATTGCAGAAGAGGCCAAAAAGCAAGGTGCGCTAACGGTAGCAGTGGTTACTAAGCCCTTTATGTTTGAGGGAACAAGAAGAATGGTTAATGCTGAGGAGGGAATAGAGAATCTTAAGGCACATGTGGATACCTTGATCATTATTCCTAATCAAAGACTGTTAGAAGTAGTAGATAATAAAATGACACTCTTGGATTCATTTCGTGTAGCTGATTCAGTATTGACACAGGGCGTACAAGGAATATCTGATCTTATTACAACTCCGGGACTAATTAATGTTGATTTCGCAGATGTGCGGGCAATTATGACAGATGCAGGTTCTTCACTTATGGGTATTGGTACCTCAAGCGGTGAAAATAGAGCTATAACTGCCGCAAAGATGGCAATCTCTTCACCGCTACTTGAGCTATCCATTGATGGTGCTAAGGGCGTATTGTTTAACATTATAGGTGGGCGAGACCTGACCATGAATGAGGTGGATCAGTCAGCTAAGATAATTGCTAATGCGGTAGATGCAGATGCTGATATTATATTTGGAGCTAGAATAGACGATGAAATTATAGATGAGATCAAAATTACAGTAATTGCCACTGGCTTTGATGAAGCAAGGCAGAAATTAACACGGTATGCGCCAACTTCCAGGAATGACTTTTCTTCAATCCAGAATAAAACCACAGCTGGCGCACTTAGAGCGGATCAAGAAGAAGATACAGACGATAAAAATGGCGTGGCTCATGATGATGAAAAGAAAAAACCAGAGATAGAATTAAGTGAAGAAGAGCAATTTGATATCCCTGCCTTCCTCCGCCAACGCAGATAA
- the ftsA gene encoding cell division protein FtsA has protein sequence MAKDRVIVGIDIGSEKIATLIASVSEDEQPRIIGVSTVLSKGIKRSQVVDIEQATKSVLSSLESAERMAGYQVTNAFISVGGSHIGSVNSQGVVAVANPDKEIINDDIERAIEAAKALSIPSTQAILHVLPRQFTVDSQEGIKDPVGMTGVRLEVDTHLVTGGATSIRNLTKCVEEVGIDVEGLVFNGLASSSSTLTDTEKELGVVMLDIGAGTTDLCIWIEGSLAYSAVVPVGARHVTNDLAIGLRVSLESAEKIKIFLSDKNRQSEIKHGSKSNKIDITKLQLSEGLKEISEKTVVEGIIRPRLNEIFHLVGEELSNSGFGVQTPAGVVITGGGAETVDIVDVARHILAMPARVGRPEHVKGLVDEINKPQYSTAVGLIHYGAEFQGDEPMFKLVSLSSMFRQVSIKGVAGKTINLIKSFLP, from the coding sequence ATGGCTAAAGACAGAGTTATTGTTGGAATAGATATTGGTAGTGAAAAAATTGCGACCCTCATTGCTTCGGTTTCTGAGGATGAGCAGCCACGCATAATTGGTGTTTCCACAGTTTTAAGCAAAGGTATCAAGAGAAGCCAGGTAGTAGACATTGAGCAGGCTACAAAAAGTGTGTTATCTAGTTTAGAGAGCGCAGAACGCATGGCTGGGTACCAAGTGACAAATGCATTTATCTCAGTCGGTGGATCTCATATTGGATCGGTCAATTCGCAAGGAGTAGTAGCTGTTGCTAATCCAGATAAAGAGATTATCAACGATGATATTGAGCGGGCTATTGAGGCAGCAAAAGCACTATCCATACCTTCTACTCAGGCAATTTTACATGTACTGCCACGGCAGTTTACCGTCGATTCTCAGGAAGGTATAAAAGATCCAGTAGGAATGACAGGTGTACGTTTGGAGGTAGACACACATCTAGTTACTGGTGGAGCAACATCTATCAGAAACTTAACTAAATGTGTTGAAGAGGTGGGCATAGATGTTGAGGGGTTAGTCTTTAATGGGTTGGCTTCTTCCAGCAGTACATTAACAGATACTGAAAAAGAACTTGGTGTAGTAATGCTGGATATTGGTGCGGGAACAACTGATCTTTGTATCTGGATTGAAGGATCATTAGCTTATTCAGCTGTTGTACCAGTTGGCGCTAGACATGTTACCAATGACTTAGCAATTGGCTTAAGAGTTTCATTAGAGAGCGCTGAAAAGATAAAAATTTTCTTGAGTGATAAAAACAGACAATCTGAAATCAAGCATGGTTCTAAGTCCAATAAGATAGATATTACAAAGCTACAGCTATCTGAAGGATTAAAGGAGATCTCAGAAAAAACGGTTGTGGAAGGAATAATTCGTCCACGTTTAAATGAAATATTTCATCTTGTAGGTGAAGAGCTTTCTAATAGTGGATTTGGTGTACAAACGCCAGCTGGTGTTGTAATCACTGGAGGTGGAGCTGAAACGGTAGATATTGTGGATGTTGCAAGACATATACTAGCGATGCCGGCGCGCGTAGGTAGACCGGAGCACGTTAAGGGGTTGGTTGATGAAATAAATAAGCCTCAATATTCTACTGCTGTGGGGTTAATTCATTATGGTGCGGAGTTTCAAGGTGATGAACCAATGTTTAAATTGGTCAGTCTAAGCTCGATGTTTAGGCAAGTTTCAATCAAGGGTGTTGCCGGAAAAACTATAAATCTGATCAAATCGTTTTTGCCCTAA